A DNA window from Calliphora vicina chromosome 1, idCalVici1.1, whole genome shotgun sequence contains the following coding sequences:
- the Mical gene encoding F-actin-monooxygenase Mical isoform X4 yields MADENTSPLKTTIYYVCTVKCMSRSAHQRQQQKLQMQQQQLLAQQMADNEAAAAAAEMFDLFCLATTMRQILGLHRQMCDVVGLRPAPLNEFYPKLKTKVRSWKAQALWKKFDARAAHRAYAKGTACTGARVLVIGAGPCGLRTAIEAQLLGAKVVVVEKRDRISRNNVLHLWPFVITDLRNLGAKKFYGKFCAGSIDHISIRQLQCILLKVALLLGVEIHEGVSFERTIEPSGDGCGWRASVTPADHAVSHYEFDVLIGADGKRNTLEAFKRKEFRGKLAIAITANFINKKTEAEAKAEEISGVAFIFNQSFFKELYHTTGIDLENIVYYKDETHYFVMTAKKHSLIDKGVILQDFTDPAELLAPVNVNTEKLLDYAREAAEFSTKYQMPNLEFAVNHYGKPDVAMFDFTSMFAAESSCRVIVRKGFRLMQCLVGDSLLEPFWPTGSGCARGFLSSMDAAYAIKLWSNSGNSTLGVVAQRESIYRLLGQTTPENLQRDIGSYTVDPATRYPNLNRTSVNVWQVKHLIDTDDSGVLEQTFMDTNALQATQVDTPVRRKRRSGDTMPLSTVLLRWICAQLHAYEFTKELKEASDVFTNGKVLCALINRYRPDLVDFNTVKDLSPLEQNDLAFKILDKELHIPRIMSGKDSLKLSNVESKVWLNYLEQICEVFRGEIPHVKHAKIDLSDLREKYKINNTHAQPDFSKLLQLSTKQKAKSPIQDLVDVPQVVQRRSVLDEEKLKRQRRYEQQFVGNATGAGNAAQTDTPRRAKKRRSADKAANIDRERTDIPSALPRNVDEQFSDRIKSMEQRITSRNAFGNDKKPKDLMRAIGKIDSSDWNVREIEKKIEQSKKTEVHGPKGREKVPKWSREQFQARQNKMSKPTRQDSAEEKFKEIDQTLKNLDKQLKEGNVLEVGKVASIAGQFVKRDDTSEEKNPPTVVPKSSTKVALAFKKQAASEKCHFCKQTVYLMEKLQTENLVMHRGCLKCHHCHTNLRLGAYAFDREDPNGRFYCTQHFRLPAKAIRPVVRKPGQRKPTQQQQNEAAVIAASVAKTPVPSHLNSESGDEPRTPDKRGPVDNVAKLDLLERGQTPERIEFENTDAMSDGEPSEEHIIDEHEWSGRNFLPESNNDSESDLSSSDESDSDSDSDMFEEANDSPLGAQTLQLANEWIGKQNYSDSDDSDDFYDSSEGMADDGKDDTEGEEFAKARELRREEVRLPPLPPNLPTDTETEVISTSEVPTINDKDVNENKVKEEVEVQVPPVKENNNNLEVDVNKVRKDSILSNASDLSFKSTSSLINGNRSMSSVTPTKTDIEKLEQNSDRKFSADIDAISEKLYRLNNVVKMNKDIETIAKENLIRSDILKKLTMKEKWLADNKVGNNNPVVAKSKFEEKVDNFLKPLSKFKDDIFSPKSQSKDENINTTSSSDSLKPKSKFNDSLTQPIKADEQKATTTEAVATKSKFKTEAEKNAAILDLLKDLKNKENRPQPKTETATNSLKSPKINAHTESTATQKPTTSRSNSFKSQSASSSPLAKAKSSIDAKIPKSDSKMELENILNFVKKIDLSKSDGNVKDKSKDMGHKLYKVENKFSPKPNKKMVDKLKEIEAKSFSGTLDSIKSQMETPTISAQAVPSNVDLSKYFPNQKQEKNASNALNKSQKTLNEVDLTKYFPSSPVPQRRSSVVTVADKLKKSQTEKSLDIRAGSPSSGAKSPTQKAAPKRQASLGSANYSLKDNQLDGAIDIVKKKPAAKVVTTTAVANTGKKGNIKIIRKIVPKGTKAKKKALLSKDDDDRILDEILESGSEAQRSPSLEYQQLFQEEKSPSEDISDKIERILEETGIDLGLPKKTTPSANDKRKKLLKAKSLGEGEMLRRSSMIVDSNKDLTETTREDGDRPSGVQNILKRFESLSSVSSSDHVFKLRRMESTTSNLNKSKESIVSRESDNLSDLEKTMEYLKTEWRSEASNFLQKKRNDFHNKKLTKEIEEEPAEKRLYNELPVQYKESKFAKFFGLKQKSPERRKSPIKKKKSPEKKKSPEKKPQSSNVNINKQVIYTSLEELALISVSKQSNTPTSSKVTSKKEDTKPKDQDNVQVINIQENVPKEEVLEKQATHSSNTNEDTSVNSRPLVEDIKNLPKTGCDKSLSSSRRGSQTSLQSRRLSNASLTEKLELAAADLEKHVTVDDLNTDINLSKPILSADSYDTDSLCTSISKSPSVAPVTVQMRGSSEDESIEKLFSQFSDEMLVDVEFDSNDELVAITPRSPIIKDDHSDQDILDRVESLERDAIKDSSLENDVKSIVTKIPTNTSTNEFNFPTRPQRRQKSLSSSSDSPTPLAPQRIKKKLSRLSPTNMPPSIQDFMLAVARNDLNNDIKKDDSKNNTKPLKFPRIIDEDDVLLDESQTPYKYFIQDQPATSKRIAEHSENSKQPLVIVTKSLDDGFQNINKLPENVTEFTKVLRPISQSKESLLDDDVDNSSGNIIKPEEPHQTENSIESRSANAPNLKEAKLSVEDNLEPKPNLREPSVEWNMEMMPNSPMPPRRKAPTSTKSNLSKPGSIDSLNKLKKMESSAISELTKAPKEPKSEEITSKLEGTSLQSETEQQNVSKNLIKNKEIPSPKNAECVSLSSLNDNEQFVNLREKSPTSSIKQLNNIDANTEASQKRLIEEFELERRHALIQRDKEYQVMDKPELKQSSSVDSSKGSSKKSTPLVTPCKQSPRDSRRSSIQSSTTNRGGTPPMMKPLEIPGSPTSQTSRRSSFAFIELLDNKPVIAPMPKKLDLPKIEDVPEKPDNLNQPIADDVKKRPWPKLQEEEDEDETSKEESEGSKKFAPETVEYANIPAHSGRNRDWPDGKTVFSKKDNKLPRYKPRSETPETNRSSFDGVSLEKENPSSKSITDLRKLQSPYNSNYSLATNGQTAVSYSSNDSSEAVNRNNKSIDHLHSTPQRPSRHHKTSATIGDDASTQMLLERSKRLHNRKRDFVNERVVERNPYMKEVINEERRNSGHLKNDSDNDDITTYRPRHYTTSSANTTRFPSSRALGRTNASTYNYDYVPSYDSSSYSSRRLPTVTALPSTYNNLSSLSSGNNYHYKPYTSATLGHSGGRSSYLSDYSRRSPSQLRDRGDLSKDSCVLC; encoded by the exons atgGCAGACGAAAATACCTCTCCATTGAAGACTACTATTTATTATGTCTGCACTGTAAAgtg CATGAGTCGGTCAGCTCATCAACGCCAACAGCAAAAGCTGCAAATGCAGCAGCAGCAACTGTTGGCGCAACAGATGGCTGACAATGAGGCAGCCGCTGCTGCAGCCGAGatgtttgatttgttttgtttggccACCACAATGCGTCAAATACTCGGCTTACATCGTCAAATGTGTGATGTTGTTGGCTTACGACCCGCCCCGCTAAATGAATTCTATCCGAAGCTTAAAACCAAAGTTCGTTCCTGGAAGGCCCAGGCTCTGTGGAAGAAATTCGATGCCAGAGCTGCTCATCGAGCATATGCCAAAGGTACGGCCTGCACCGGTGCCAGAGTACTAGTAATTGGTGCCGGTCCATGTGGTTTACGCACAGCCATCGAAGCTCAATTGCTGGGCGCCAAAGTGGTGGTGGTTGAGAAGAGAGATCGTATTTCCCGCAACAACGTATTGCATTTGTGGCCTTTTGTCATTACGGATCTGCGCAATTTGGGCGCAAAgaaattctatggaaaattttgtGCTGGCTCCATAGATCATATATCTATTAGGCAGTTGCAGTGTATTTTACTTAAAGTAGCTTTACTCTTGGGTGTTGAAATTCACGAGGGTGTCTCGTTCGAACGCACAATAGAACCAAGTGGTGATGGTTGTGGCTGGCGGGCATCGGTTACACCGGCCGATCATGCAGTATCGCATTATGAATTTGATGTCCTAATTGGGGCAGATGGTAAACGTAACACATTGGAGGCTTTTAAGCGCAAAGAATTCCGAGGAAAGCTGGCCATAGCGATTACggcaaatttcataaataaaaaaaccgaaGCAGAAGCTAAAGCGGAGGAGATTAGCGGTGTGGCGTTTATATTCAATCAGTCGTTCTTTAAGGAGTTGTACCATACGACTGGTATAGATTTGGAAAATATCGTTTACTATAAGGACGAAACACATTACTTTGTAATGACTGCCAAAAAGCATAGTCTTATTGATAAAGGTGTTATTTTACAA GACTTTACTGATCCTGCTGAACTATTGGCTCCTGTTAATGTAAATACTGAGAAACTTTTAGACTATGCTCGCGAAGCTGCTGAATTTTCTACCAAATATCAAATGCCAAATTTAGAATTTGCTGTCAATCATTATGGCAAACCCGATGTGGCGATGTTTGATTTCACCTCCATGTTTGCCGCTGAATCCTCGTGTCGCGTCATAGTTCGCAAAGGCTTTCGTCTCATGCAATGTCTGGTGGGTGATAGTTTACTTGAGCCCTTTTGGCCAACGGGCTCTGGTTGTGCTCGTGGTTTCCTATCCAGTATGGATGCTGCATATGCCATAAAACTATGGTCAAATTCTGGCAATAGTACTTTGGGTGTTGTGGCCCAACGTGAAAGTATTTATAG aCTTTTGGGTCAAACCACGCCGGAAAACTTGCAGCGTGATATTGGTAGTTATACTGTAGATCCTGCCACACGATATCCCAACTTGAATCGTACATCGGTAAATGTTTGGCAGGTTAAACATTTAATCGATACAGATGATAGTGGGGTTTTGGAACAAACGTTTATGGATACTAATGCATTACAAGCTACTCAGGTCGATACTCCTGTGCGCAGGAAACGCCGTAGTGGAG ATACTATGCCTTTAAGTACTGTATTATTAAGATGGATCTGTGCCCAATTACATGCTTATGAATTTACCAAGGAGCTTAAAGAGGCTTCGGATGTTTTTACCAATGGCAAAGTTTTATGTGCTTTAATAAACCG tTATCGTCCGGATCTAGTCGATTTTAATACAGTCAAAGATTTAAGCCCCTTGGAACAAAATGATCTcgcttttaaaatattagacaAAGAATTGCATATACCACGCATAATGAGTGGCAAAGATTCGTTAAAATTAAGCAATGTAGAATCAAAAGTTTGGCTTAATTACTTAGAACAAATCTGTGAAGTATTTCGCGGCGAAATACCCCATGTTAAACATGCCAAAATTGATTTATCCGATCTGCgtgaaaaatacaaaatcaatAATACTCATGCCCAGCCGGACTTTTCGAAACTGTTACAACTCTCCACCAAACAAAAAGCCAAATCACCCATACAAGATCTGGTGGATGTTCCTCAAGTGGTGCAAAGACGCTCCGTATTGGATGAGGAGAAATTAAAACGCCAACGTCGTTACGAACAACAGTTTGTTGGTAATGCCACGGGTGCAGGCAATGCAG CACAAACTGATACTCCTCGTCGTGCCAAAAAACGCCGTAGTGCCGATAAAGCTGCCAATATT gatcGTGAACGTACTGATATACCCTCAGCTCTGCCTCGCAATGTAGACGAACAGTTTAGCGATCGTATCAAGTCTATGGAACAGCGTATTACATCGCGTAATGCTTTTGGCAATGACAAGAAGCCTAAAGATTTAATGCGTGCCATAGGAAAAATCGACAGCAGTGATTGGAATGTGCGAGAAATCGAAAAGAAAATTGAACAGTCGAAGAAGACGGAAGTTCATGGACCGAAAGGTCGCGAAAAGGTGCCAAAATGGAGTAGAGAACAGTTTCAGGCGAGACAGAATAAAATGTCTAAACCCACCCGCCAGGATTCAGCTGaagagaaatttaaagaaatcgaTCAGACACTTAAAAATCTGGATAAACAATTGAAAGAGGGTAATGTGTTGGAAGTGGGTAAAGTTGCTTCGATAGCGGGGCAATTTGTTAAACGTGACGATACCTCGGAAGAAAAGAATCCCCCTACTGTAGTACCAAAATCA AGTACCAAAGTGGCTTTGGCCTTTAAGAAACAAGCTGCCTCGGAAAAATGTCATTTCTGCAAGCAGACAGTGTATCTTATGGAAAAATTGCAAACAGAAAATCTGGTTATGCATCGCGGTTGTCTTAAGTGTCATCATTGTCACACAAATCTGCGATTGGGAGCGTATGCGTTCGATCGTGAGGATCCCAATGGTCGATTCTACTGCACTCAACATTTTAGATTACCAGCTAAAGCAATACGGCCGGTGGTACGCAAACCAGGACAAAGG AAACcaacacaacaacagcaaaatgaGGCAGCTGTTATTGCCGCTTCGGTGGCCAAGACACCAGTACCTTCGCATCTGAACAGTGAATCGGGTGATGAACCTCGAACGCCCGATAAACGTGGCCCCGTCGATAATGTAGCCAAATTGGATCTTTTGGAACGTGGCCAAACTCCAGAGCGTATAGAATTCGAAAATACCGATGCCATGTCAGACGGCGAACCTTCTGAAGAACATATTATAGATGAACATGAGTGGTCTGGTCGTAATTTCTTACCAGAATCCAATAATGATTCAGAATCGGATCTTTCAAGTTCCGATGAGTCGGATTCCGATTCAGATTCGGATATGTTTGAAGAGGCCAATGATTCGCCGTTGGGTGCCCAAACTTTGCAACTGGCTAATGAGTGGATtggcaaacaaaattattcagATAGTGATGATTCTGACGATTTTTATGATTCCAGTGAGGGTATGGCCG atGATGGCAAAGATGACACGGAGGGTGAAGAATTTGCCAAAGCTAGAGAATTACGACGTGAAGAAGTTCGTTTACCACCCTTACCTCCCAATTTACCCACAGATACTGAAACAGAG GTCATATCAACTAGTGAAGTTCCAACTATCAATGACAAAGATGTTAATGAGAACAAAGTAAAAGAGGAGGTGGAGGTGCAGGTACCGcctgtaaaagaaaataataacaatttggaAGTGGATGTAAATAAAGTGCGAAAAGATTCAATTTTGTCTAATGCATCTGATCTTTCGTTCAAGTCTACTTCATCGCTAATAAACGGCAATAGGAGTATGTCGTCTGTAACTCCCACTAAAACAGATATTGAAAAATTGGAACAAAATTCTGATCGCAAATTTAGTGCTGACATTGATGCGATTAGTGAAAAATTGTACCGTTTAAATAATGTTGTTAAGATGAATAAGGATATAGAGACAATTGCCAAAGAGAATCTAATACGTAGCGATATATTAAAAAAGCTAACCATGAAGGAGAAGTGGTTGGCCGACAATAAAGTTGGAAATAACAATCCAGTTGTGGCCAAATCGAAATTTGAAGAAAAGGTTGATAATTTCTTAAAACCcttatcaaaatttaaagatGATATCTTTTCACCAAAATCACAATCAAAAGATGAAAACATTAACACAACCAGCAGCTCGGATTCTTTAAAACCGAAATCGAAATTTAATGATAGTTTGACTCAACCAATTAAAGCTGATGAACAAAAGGCCACAACGACTGAGGCAGTCGCCActaaatctaaatttaaaacaGAGGCTGAGAAGAATGCTGcaattttagatttattaaaagatttaaaaaacaaagaaaatcgcCCGCAACCAAAAACGGAAACAGCAACAAATAGTTTAAAAAGTCCCAAAATCAACGCCCATACAGAATCGACGGCAACACAGAAACCTACTACCAGTAGATCCAATAGTTTTAAGAGCCAATCGGCTTCCTCTAGTCCTTTAGCTAAAGCAAAAAGTTCCATTGatgcgaaaattccaaaatctgACAGTAAAATGgaacttgaaaatattttaaatttcgttaaGAAAATTGACCTCTCTAAATCGGACGGAAATGTTAAGGATAAAAGCAAAGACATGGGGCACAAGTTGTacaaagtagaaaataaattctcgcCCAAACCTAATAAGAAAATGGTAGATAAGTTAAaggaaattgaagcaaaaagttTTTCGGGTACTTTAGATTCTATAAAATCCCAAATGGAAACACCCACCATTAGTGCGCAAGCAGTTCCCTCCAATGTGGATCtatcgaaatattttccaaaCCAAAAACAAGAGAAAAACGCCTCAAATGCGTTGAACAAATCTCAGAAAACTCTTAATGAGGTAGATCTAACCAAATACTTTCCCAGTAGTCCGGTACCTCAAAGAAGGTCGTCTGTAGTCACGGTGGCTGATAAATTGAAAAAGTCCCAGACCGAAAAATCGTTGGACATTAGGGCTGGGAGCCCTTCGTCAGGTGCAAAATCACCTACACAAAAAGCAGCTCCCAAACGTCAAGCCTCTTTGGGATCAGCAAACTATAGCCTGAAAGATAATCAATTGGATGGTGCTATAGATATTGTAAAAAAGAAGCCAGCTGCCAAGGTGGTTACCACAACTGCTGTAGCCAACACCGGCAAAAAGGGCAATATAAAGATTATACGAAAAATTGTTCCAAAAGGAACAAAGGCCAAGAAAAAAGCATTATTGTCCAAAGACGATGATGATCGTATTCTAGATGAAATTTTAGAAAGTGGCAGCGAGGCTCAACGATCTCCCAGCTTGGAATATCAGCAATTATTTCAAGAGGAAAAGTCGCCTAGTGAAGATATTTCAGATAAAATAGAGCGTATCTTAGAGGAAACGGGCATAGATCTTGGCTTACCAAAGAAAACCACACCCAGTGCAAATGATAAACgaaaaaaattgcttaaagCCAAATCACTTGGTGAAGGTGAAATGCTACGCAGAAGTAGTATGATTGTCGACAGCAATAAAGATTTGACAGAAACAACAAGAGAAGATGGCGATCGTCCTAGTGGTGTACAAAACATACTTAAACGTTTTGAATCATTGAGTTCTGTGTCGTCATCTGATCATGTCTTCAAACTAAGACGTATGGAATCGACAAcaagtaatttaaataaatccaaAGAGTCCATAGTATCGCGAGAATCTGACAACCTAAGTGACTTGGAGAAGACGATGGAGTATTTAAAAACAGAATGGCGCAGTGAGGCCTCAAATTTTCTGCAAAAGAAAAGAAACGATTTCCATAACAAAAAGCTTACAAAGGAAATTGAAGAGGAACCTGCCGAAAAACGTCTTTACAATGAATTGCCTGTCCAATACAAGGAATCGAAATTTGCGAAATTTTTCGGTCTTAAACAAAAAAGTCCCGAGAGACGGAAATCaccaattaaaaagaaaaaatcaccAGAAAAGAAAAAATCACCCGAGAAAAAACCACAAAGCTcaaatgtaaatataaacaagCAAGTTATCTATACTTCATTGGAAGAATTGGCTTTGATAAGTGTTAGTAAGCAATCAAATACTCCAACTTCATCCAAAGTAACTTCTAAGAAAGAAGATACTAAACCTAAAGATCAAGATAACGTTCAAGTCATTAATATTCAAGAAAATGTGCCAAAGGAAGAGGTTTTGGAAAAACAAGCTACACATAGCAGCAACACCAACGAAGACACGTCCGTTAACTCGCGTCCTTTGGTAGAAGATATAAAGAATTTGCCAAAGACTGGTTGTGACAAATCACTAAGTAGTTCTCGTCGAGGTTCACAGACTAGTCTACAGTCTCGCAGATTATCTAATGCCTCGCTTACCGAAAAATTAGAACTTGCCGCTGCAGATTTGGAAAAACATGTCACTGTCGATGATTTAAATACGGATATAAATTTAAGCAAACCAATTTTAAGTGCAGATAGTTATGATACAGATTCCCTGTGCACATCCATAAGTAAAAGTCCTAGTGTTGCTCCAGTTACCGTCCAAATGAGAGGCTCTTCAGAGGATGAAAGCATAGAGAAATTATTTAGCCAATTTTCCGATGAAATGCTAGTGGACGTAGAATTTGATTCGAATGATGAACTAGTGGCCATAACACCCAGATCCCCGATTATCAAAGATGATCATTCAGATCAGGATATCTTAGACAGAGTAGAGTCTTTGGAAAGAGATGCAATTAAAGACTCGTCTTTAGAGAATGATGTTAAATCCATTGTTACTAAAATACCCACGAATACATCTACGAATGAATTTAACTTTCCCACTAGACCACAACGCAGACAAAAAAGTCTTTCATCGTCCAGTGATTCGCCAACTCCTTTGGCTCCTCAGAGAATCAAAAAGAAATTGTCAAGATTATCACCCACTAATATGCCGCCATCTATACAAGATTTTATGTTGGCTGTTGCCAGAAACGATTTGAATAACGATATCAAGAAAGATGAttctaaaaataatacgaaaccATTAAAGTTCCCCAGAATTATAGATGAAGACGATGTTTTATTGGATGAATCTCAAACtccttacaaatattttatacaagatCAACCAGCAACATCTAAACGCATCGCAGAACATTCGGAAAATTCCAAACAACCTTTGGTTATTGTGACCAAATCATTGGACGATggctttcaaaatattaataaattaccCGAAAATGTAACAGAATTTACCAAAGTTCTAAGACCTATTTCACAAAGCAAGGAATCATTGCTGGATGATGATGTAGATAATAGTTCTGGTAACATCATTAAACCCGAGGAACCACATCAAACTGAAAATTCTATAGAGTCTCGTTCTGCTAACGCCCCCAATCTTAAGGAAGCAAAATTGAGTGTAGAAGATAATTTGGAACCTAAGCCCAATTTGAGGGAGCCTTCCGTGGAATGGAACATGGAAATGATGCCTAATAGCCCTATGCCGCCAAGACGTAAAGCACCCACTAGTACTAAATCCAATTTATCTAAACCAGGATCGAtagatagtttaaacaaattaaagaaaatggaATCTAGTGCGATTTCTGAATTAACTAAAGCTCCCAAAGAACCAAAATCTGAAGAAATAACAAGTAAACTGGAAGGCACAAGTTTGCAAAGTGAAACAGAACAACAAAATGTTTCGAAgaacttaattaaaaataaagaaataccaTCGCCTAAGAATGCAGAATGTGTATCTCTTAGCTCCCTAAATGATAATGAACAGTTTGTTAATCTGAGAGAAAAATCTCCCACAAGTTCTATTAAGCAGCTTAATAACATTGATGCTAACACTGAGGCTTCTCAAAAACGTTTGATAGAGGAATTTGAATTAGAACGTAGGCATGCTTTAATCCAGCGTGATAAGGAATACCAAGTTATGGATAAGCCAGAACTTAAGCAATCATCTTCCGTAGATAGTTCCAAAGGTAGTTCGAAAAAATCTACACCTCTTGTAACACCCTGCAAACAAAGTCCACGGGATTCGCGACGTAGTTCAATACAAAGTTCTACAACTAATAGAGGTGGAACACCACCCATGATGAAACCGCTAGAAATACCCGGATCACCAACTTCACAAACATCTCGTCGTAGTTCATTTGCATTTATAGAATTGTTAGATAATAAACCTGTAATAGCCCCAATGCCAAAGAAATTAGACTTGCCAAAAATAGAAGATGTTCCCGAAAAGCCGGACAATCTTAATCAACCCATAGCCGATGATGTTAAGAAGAGACCTTGGCCTAAGTTGCAGGAGGAGGAAGATGAAGATGAAACTTCCAAAGAAGAAAGTGAGGGCTCAAAAAAGTTTGCCCCAGAAACAGTGGAATATGCTAATATTCCAGCACATTCCGGGCGAAACCGCGATTGGCCCGATGGTAAGACAGTGTTTAGCAAAAAAGATAACAAGTTACCGCGTTACAAGCCACGTTCAGAGACACCCGAAACAAATCGCAGTTCTTTTGATGGTGTGTCATTAGAAAAAGAAAATCCCTCATCCAAATCAATAACTGACTTACGAAAACTACAGTCACCATATAATTCCAACTATTCCTTGGCTACAAACGGCCAAACCGCTGTATCTTATTCCAGCAATGATAGCAGCGAAGCCGTTAATCGAAATAACAAATCCATCGATCATTTGCATTCAACACCCCAGAGACCCTCACGTCATCACAAGACTAGTGCAACAATCGGAGATGATGCCAGCACTCAAATGTTGTTGGAACGCAGCAAGCGGTTGCACAACCGCAAACGAGATTTTGTTAATGAGCGTGTTGTTGAACGCAATCCCTACATGAAGGAGGTCATTAATGAGGAACGGCGTAATTCAGGTCATCTTAAAAATGATTCAGATAATGA